One part of the Panicum virgatum strain AP13 unplaced genomic scaffold, P.virgatum_v5 scaffold_4931, whole genome shotgun sequence genome encodes these proteins:
- the LOC120694319 gene encoding uncharacterized protein LOC120694319: MGFKLIRSSPYYAQANGQAEASNQSLMKLIKTKIDEHPRRWHEVLSEALWAYRISCHGSTKTSPYHLVYGQDAVLPWKITAGSGHVEFQNDLSAEEFAALMSDNVEDLTELRFWSLEKIKENKAKVARAYYKKVSPKDF; encoded by the coding sequence ATGGGGTTCAAGTTGATCAggtcatccccatattatgcccaggctaatggacaggctgaagcatctaACCAGAGCCTCATGAAGCTGATCAAGACAAAGATTGATGAgcatcctaggcgctggcatgaggtgttgtctgagGCGTTGTGGGCATACCGCATTTCATGCCATGGGTCTACCAAGACATCACCGTATCACTTGGTCTATGGTCAAGACGCAGTATTGCCGTGGAAAATTACAGCTGGGTCAGGGCACGTTGAGTTCCAAAATGATTTATCGGCTGAAGAATTTGCGGCCTTGATGAGTGACAATGTGGAAGATCTCACGGAGCTAAGgttttggtcgctggagaaaaTCAAAGAGAATAAGGCCAAAGTCGCTCGGGCGTACTACAAAAAGGTCAGTCCAAAGGATTTCTAG